A single region of the Microtus ochrogaster isolate Prairie Vole_2 chromosome 2, MicOch1.0, whole genome shotgun sequence genome encodes:
- the Tmem248 gene encoding transmembrane protein 248 has protein sequence MFSINPLENLKLYISSRPPLVVFMISVSAMAIAFLTLGYFFKIKEIKSPEMAEDWNTFLLRFNDLDLCVSENETLKHLSNDTTTPESTMTIGQARSSTQPPQALEESGPINISVAITLTLDPLKPFGGYSRNVTHLYSTILGHQIGLSGREAHEEINITFTLPAAWNADDCALHGHCEQVVFTACMTLTAASGVFPVTVQPPHCVPDTYSNATLWYKIFTTARDANTKYAQDYNPFWCYKGAIGKVYHALNPKLTVIVPDDDRSLINLHLMHTSYFLFVMVITMFCYAVIKGRPSKLRQNNPEFCPEKVALADA, from the exons ATGTTCAGCATTAACCCCCTGGAGAACCTGAAGCTCTACATCAGCAGCCGGCCGCCCTTGGTGGTTTTCATGATCAGCGTCAGCGCCATGGCCATCGCCTTTCTCACCCTGGGCTATTTCTTCAAGATCAAGGAAATTAAGTCTCCAGAAATGGCCGAG GATTGGAATACTTTTCTGCTGCGCTTTAATGATTTGGACTTGTGTGTATCAGAGAACGAGacactgaagcatctctccaatGACACCACCACCCCTGAGAGCACCATGACCATTGGGCAGGCCAGATCATCCACTCAGCCGCCCCAGGCCCTGGAGGAGTCAGGTCCCATCAATATCTCAGTTGCCATTACCTTGACCCTGGACCCTCTCAAGCCCTTTGGAGGGTACTCTCGAAACGTCACACACCTGTACTCCACCATCCTTGGACATCAGATTGGACTCTCAG GCAGGGAAGCACACGAAGAGATCAACATCACCTtcaccctgcctgctgcctggaaCGCTGATGACTGTGCCCTCCATGGCCACTGTGAGCAGGTGGTGTTCACAGCCTGCATGACCCTCACAGCTGCCTCTGGAGTCTTCCCTGTCACTGT TCAGCCACCTCACTGTGTCCCCGACACATACAGCAACGCCACACTCTGGTACAAGATCTTCACAACTGCCAGAGATGCCAACACAAAATATGCTCAAGACTACAATCCTTTCTGGTGTTATAAGGGCGCCATCGGAAAAGTCTACCATGCTTTAAATCCCAAACTCACCGTTATTGTTCCAGAT GACGACCGTTCATTAATAAACCTGCATCTCATGCACACCAGTTACTTCCTTTTCGTGATGGTGATAACGATGTTTTGCTACGCAGTTATCAAAGGCAGACCTAGCAAATTGCGTCAGAACAATCCTGAATTTTGTCCTGAGAAG GTGGCTTTGGCTGATGCCTAA
- the Sbds gene encoding ribosome maturation protein SBDS, giving the protein MSIFTPTNQIRLTNVAVVRMKRAGKRFEIACYKNKVVGWRSGVEKDLDEVLQTHSVFVNVSKGQVAKKEDLISAFGTDDQTEICKQILTKGEVQVSDKERHTQLEQMFRDIATIVADKCVNPETKRPYTVILIERAMKDIHYSVKPNKSTKQQALEVIKQLKEKIKIERAHMRLRFILPVNEGKKLKEKLKPLMKVVESEDYSQQLEIVCLIDPGCFREIDELIKKETKGKGSLEVLSLKDVEEGDEKFE; this is encoded by the exons ATGTCGATCTTCACCCCCACCAACCAGATCCGACTGACCAATGTGGCGGTGGTGAGGATGAAGCGGGCAGGGAAGCGCTTCGAAATCGCCTGCTATAAGAACAAGGTCGTCGGCTGGCGGAGTGGCGT GGAAAAAGACCTCGATGAAGTTCTGCAGACCCACTCAGTGTTTGTAAATGTTTCCAAAGGTCAGGTTGCCAAGAAGGAAGACCTCATCAGTGCCTTTGGGACAGATGACCAGACTGAAATCTGCAAACAG ATTCTGACCAAAGGAGAAGTTCAAGTGTCAGATAAAGAACGGCACACACAGCTGGAGCAGATGTTTCGGGATATTGCAACCATTGTGGCAGACAAGTGTGTGAACCCAGAAACAAAAAGACCCTACACGGTTATCCTCATCGAGAGAGCCATGAAGGATATCCACTACTCGGTCAAGCCCAACAAGAGCACAAAGCAGCAG GCTTTGGAAGTGATAAAGCAGTTAAAAGAGAAGATAAAGATTGAGCGTGCCCACATGCGATTGCGCTTCATCCTGCCAGTGAACGAAGGGAAGAAGCTGAAGGAGAAACTGAAGCCGCTGATGAAGGTCGTGGAGAGTGAGGACTACAGCCAGCAGCTGGAGATA GTGTGTCTCATCGACCCAGGCTGCTTCAGAGAAATTGATGagctaataaaaaaggaaaccaaaggcAAAGGTTCTCTGGAAGTGCTCAGTCTGAAAGACGTGGAGGAAGGAGATGAGAAGTTCGAATGA